A region of the Candidatus Anoxymicrobium japonicum genome:
CCGGGGAGTGTGATTTTGTCGGGAAGCATTTCTTCTGCGCCGAGGCCGTTCTTTCTCCCATGTGGCAATGGGCGTCTGTTTTGTGTCTACCATGAGCCGATGGGCGGGGCAGAGGGTTGCTGGGGCAATGTCCTCGTTGTTCCGGCATTCAATGAGGAGATGAATCGTTGCCGCAGCATGGTGACCATTCAGGCCCAGGCTCTTGCAAAAGCAGGGATCGGGACGCTCGTCGTCGACTTGTTCGGTACCGGCGAGAGCGATGGTGAGTATGGCGAGGCGCGTTGGGATATTTGGATTGACAACATTCGAACATGTGCCGAATGGCTCGAAGCAACCCATGCCGGCGGTTGTTCTGCGCTTCTCGGCATTCGGCTGGGGGTTCCTCTGGCATTTGAAGCCATTCGGAATCTTCCGCATGTGCAGGCGGTGATCGCCTGGCAAGCTGTTGTTGACGGGAAGCACTATCTCACCCAGTTCAT
Encoded here:
- a CDS encoding hydrolase 2, exosortase A system-associated; amino-acid sequence: MPGSVILSGSISSAPRPFFLPCGNGRLFCVYHEPMGGAEGCWGNVLVVPAFNEEMNRCRSMVTIQAQALAKAGIGTLVVDLFGTGESDGEYGEARWDIWIDNIRTCAEWLEATHAGGCSALLGIRLGVPLAFEAIRNLPHVQAVIAWQAVVDGKHYLTQFMRMRIAANMDRTDIPKDTTAGMRAQLAAGQSIEVAGYEIAPELARSIDGLRLIDLMPPESVSMAWFEKGSGDEPVISTISQNLVEGWRQAGRHVDAVAFDAPAFWALYDRYISPELVEQTTEWVKSLRWQK